In Microbacterium sp. AB, a single genomic region encodes these proteins:
- a CDS encoding AAA family ATPase, whose amino-acid sequence MRFALVTPADLRVADPDVSVGHVASADRERLRAVAGALGGRSPLLRYRPSSESGIEITKAHPGSLPQFITGRSTLLSNLFRDEVALRHARLAAERITAKNLELRTVRGIDAVRLAVGLAAWRVGDDEFVAPVLLRPLAIRRHHSDFELKLHGSFSVNPELVRVAHDHLGVELDGDALAALAYEDGVFKPQPVIDRLRSLVAHVDTFSVKPRLIVSTFAEVGEVMARDMRALDHPLLNALAGHPHDLAAVTQARPASTPSDPDDRAPASDTLLLDADAEQERVLSRITAGQSLAVHTLPGTGGTQTVINAVGALVREGKRVLVVSARRSTLDGIRHRLSRLGLEALAVSPTDLRRDLIRAIGRNEKATQPKVADIDEALVRLRSVLRDYRGALTRVHEDVGVSVLEATRTLTRLAALPEPPSTTARLGIRAVRQLAGDRSAAASTLALAARLGEFRVGPDDSPWYGVTFSSTEDARQAHRMAGKLHRTSVPDLLERGYELISQTRMRPFSTIDELGEYLRLLHGIRDSLDRFAPAVFERPLADMIKAFGSRRDSGMPSAQRRRLKRLSKEYLRPGVHVSDMHAALTRIQSQREQWQQLVDVGTIPELPLGLSDVQVEWQKVEAELTDLDGALGRGTRLASMPVQRLVRTLAGLAADSDVFDNIVERAQLRAELSGLGLEPLLTELSVRHVDEARVGEELEFAWWQSVLEHLLQTDRALLGANTSVVDRLERDFRLVDEAHAAASGPLLAWQLATQWKIGIVDEPAESDALRRALTRGSLTPASFAAIAPTLTRTIAPAWIASPYDVPLIPDAPGFDVVLLADAGAIGLAEAAPAIRRARQVVAFGDPVTQRPTPFSVAVQGAPSAPAEATSVFEQLAEVLPVETLTHSYRAGGEDLAELVNDAFYGGEIVSLPWAGSYLGRGSLSVDYVEGGFGAPDPESGAVESPDAEVQRVVTLVVEHAVNRPNESLMVITASRKHAERVRSAVTAGFAGRSDVADFLSRDTAEPLTVLTLEESVAESRDRVIFSLGFGVTRHGRVLSDFGDLSTPDGERLLTVGMTRARRSMVIVSSIHPTADDGRLEHGAATLMGILGGIDGGSREARREDDADPLTLVLARELRKLGVAVDVDYHGALPLVAQRGGKAVVVESDPESQDASLRESLRLRPHALRRLGWHYVRVHAFDLYSDPAAVAGRIAAVLGVSADTPRVDSDTEPLAF is encoded by the coding sequence ATGAGGTTCGCTCTCGTGACTCCCGCGGATCTGCGCGTCGCCGACCCCGACGTGTCGGTCGGGCACGTCGCGTCCGCCGACAGGGAGCGTCTGCGGGCGGTCGCGGGCGCCCTCGGAGGACGATCGCCCCTGCTGCGCTACCGCCCGTCGTCGGAGTCGGGCATCGAGATCACCAAGGCGCACCCGGGAAGCCTGCCGCAGTTCATCACGGGCCGGTCGACGCTCCTCTCGAACCTCTTCCGCGACGAGGTCGCGCTGCGTCACGCCCGCCTGGCCGCTGAGCGCATCACGGCGAAGAACCTCGAACTGCGCACGGTGCGCGGGATCGACGCCGTGCGCCTGGCCGTCGGGCTGGCCGCCTGGCGGGTGGGAGACGACGAGTTCGTCGCTCCCGTGCTCCTGCGGCCGCTGGCCATCCGCCGGCACCACTCCGACTTCGAGCTCAAGCTCCACGGCTCGTTCTCCGTGAACCCCGAGCTCGTCCGCGTCGCGCACGATCACCTGGGCGTCGAGCTCGACGGCGACGCGCTCGCCGCGCTCGCCTACGAGGACGGCGTCTTCAAGCCGCAGCCGGTGATCGACCGTCTCCGCAGCCTGGTCGCCCATGTCGACACCTTCAGCGTGAAGCCGCGGCTCATCGTCTCGACGTTCGCCGAGGTCGGCGAGGTGATGGCACGCGACATGCGCGCGCTCGACCATCCGCTGCTCAACGCCCTCGCCGGCCATCCTCACGACCTCGCCGCCGTCACCCAGGCGAGGCCGGCCTCGACGCCGTCCGATCCCGACGACCGTGCGCCCGCCTCCGACACGCTGCTCCTCGACGCGGACGCCGAGCAGGAGCGCGTGCTGAGCCGCATCACCGCGGGGCAGTCGCTCGCCGTCCACACCCTCCCCGGCACGGGAGGAACGCAGACGGTCATCAACGCGGTCGGCGCGCTCGTCCGGGAGGGCAAGCGGGTCCTCGTCGTCAGCGCGAGACGCTCGACGCTCGACGGCATCCGCCACCGGCTCTCGCGTCTCGGCCTCGAGGCGCTCGCGGTGTCGCCCACCGATCTCCGCCGCGACCTCATCCGCGCGATCGGGCGCAACGAGAAGGCGACGCAGCCCAAGGTCGCCGACATCGACGAGGCGCTCGTGCGCCTGCGATCCGTGCTGCGCGACTATCGCGGAGCCCTCACACGCGTGCACGAGGACGTCGGCGTCTCGGTGCTCGAGGCGACCCGGACGCTCACGCGGCTCGCCGCGCTGCCGGAACCGCCTTCGACGACCGCGCGTCTCGGCATCCGCGCCGTGCGGCAGCTGGCCGGCGATCGCAGCGCCGCGGCGTCGACGCTCGCGCTCGCGGCGCGACTGGGCGAGTTCCGCGTCGGTCCCGATGACTCGCCGTGGTACGGCGTCACCTTCTCCTCGACGGAGGATGCGCGTCAGGCGCACCGGATGGCGGGAAAGCTGCACCGGACGAGCGTGCCGGACCTGCTCGAGCGGGGCTATGAGCTCATCTCGCAGACGCGCATGCGCCCGTTCTCGACGATCGACGAGCTCGGCGAGTACCTCCGGCTGCTGCACGGCATCCGCGACTCGCTCGACCGGTTCGCGCCGGCGGTGTTCGAGCGGCCGCTCGCCGACATGATCAAGGCGTTCGGATCGCGCCGCGACTCGGGGATGCCCTCGGCGCAGCGCCGGCGCCTCAAGCGCCTGTCGAAGGAGTACCTGCGCCCCGGCGTGCACGTGAGCGACATGCACGCGGCGCTCACCCGCATCCAGAGCCAGCGCGAGCAGTGGCAGCAGCTCGTGGACGTCGGGACGATCCCGGAGCTCCCGCTGGGGCTCTCGGACGTGCAGGTGGAGTGGCAGAAGGTCGAGGCCGAGCTGACGGACCTCGACGGGGCGCTCGGACGGGGGACGCGTCTGGCCTCGATGCCCGTGCAGCGGCTCGTGCGGACGCTCGCCGGGCTCGCGGCCGACTCCGACGTCTTCGACAACATCGTCGAGCGCGCGCAGCTGCGCGCCGAGCTCTCGGGCCTCGGCCTCGAGCCGCTGCTCACGGAGCTGTCGGTGCGTCACGTCGACGAGGCCCGCGTGGGGGAGGAGCTCGAGTTCGCCTGGTGGCAGTCGGTGCTCGAGCACCTCCTGCAGACCGACCGGGCGCTCCTCGGCGCGAACACCTCCGTCGTCGACAGGCTCGAGCGCGACTTCCGCCTCGTGGACGAGGCGCATGCGGCCGCGTCCGGCCCCCTGCTGGCCTGGCAGCTCGCGACGCAGTGGAAGATCGGCATCGTCGACGAGCCGGCCGAGTCGGACGCCCTGCGCCGGGCCCTCACGCGCGGCTCGCTCACGCCCGCATCGTTCGCCGCGATCGCGCCGACCCTGACGCGCACGATCGCCCCGGCGTGGATCGCGTCGCCGTACGACGTCCCCCTCATCCCCGACGCTCCCGGGTTCGATGTCGTGCTGCTGGCGGATGCGGGCGCGATCGGCCTCGCCGAGGCGGCCCCCGCCATCCGCAGAGCGCGCCAGGTCGTCGCGTTCGGCGACCCCGTGACGCAGCGGCCGACGCCCTTCTCGGTCGCCGTCCAGGGCGCGCCGTCCGCGCCGGCGGAGGCGACGAGCGTGTTCGAGCAGCTCGCCGAGGTGCTGCCCGTCGAGACCCTCACCCACAGCTATCGCGCCGGCGGCGAGGACCTCGCCGAGCTCGTGAACGACGCCTTCTACGGCGGCGAGATCGTCTCCCTGCCCTGGGCAGGGTCGTACCTGGGCCGCGGCAGCCTGTCGGTCGACTACGTGGAGGGCGGCTTCGGCGCGCCGGACCCGGAGAGCGGCGCCGTCGAGAGCCCCGACGCCGAGGTCCAGCGGGTCGTGACGCTCGTCGTCGAGCACGCCGTCAACCGGCCGAACGAGTCGCTCATGGTCATCACCGCGAGCCGCAAGCACGCAGAGCGCGTCCGCTCCGCCGTGACCGCGGGGTTCGCCGGCCGCTCCGACGTGGCCGACTTCCTCTCACGCGACACGGCGGAGCCCCTGACGGTCCTCACGCTCGAGGAGTCGGTCGCGGAGAGCCGAGACCGCGTGATCTTCTCGCTCGGCTTCGGCGTGACGAGGCACGGCAGGGTGCTGAGCGACTTCGGAGACCTCTCCACGCCCGACGGCGAGCGACTGCTCACCGTGGGGATGACGCGCGCGCGCCGGTCGATGGTCATCGTGTCCTCCATCCATCCCACGGCCGACGACGGCAGGCTCGAGCACGGCGCGGCGACCCTCATGGGCATCCTCGGCGGAATCGACGGCGGCAGCCGCGAGGCGCGGCGCGAGGACGACGCCGATCCGCTCACGCTCGTCCTGGCCCGCGAGCTGCGCAAGCTCGGCGTGGCGGTCGACGTGGACTACCACGGGGCGCTTCCCCTCGTCGCCCAGCGCGGAGGCAAGGCGGTCGTCGTCGAGAGCGACCCCGAGTCGCAGGACGCCTCGCTGCGCGAGTCGCTGCGCCTCCGTCCCCACGCGCTGCGGCGTCTGGGATGGCACTACGTGCGCGTGCACGCGTTCGACCTCTACAGCGATCCCGCGGCGGTCGCCGGGCGGATCGCCGCCGTGCTCGGCGTCTCCGCCGACACCCCGCGCGTGGACAGCGACACGGAGCCCCTGGCGTTCTGA
- a CDS encoding FmdB family zinc ribbon protein: MPTYAYACTACSHRFDAVQAFSDASLTECPECGGALRKQYGSVGVTFHGSGFYRTDSRASPASSGASAGESAPAAPSSSSGAASAPSTAGD, from the coding sequence ATGCCCACCTACGCATATGCCTGCACCGCCTGCTCGCACCGCTTCGACGCCGTCCAGGCGTTCAGCGACGCCTCCCTGACCGAATGCCCCGAGTGCGGCGGGGCGCTCCGGAAGCAGTACGGCTCGGTCGGCGTGACGTTCCACGGCTCGGGCTTCTACCGCACGGACTCGCGCGCCTCCCCGGCCTCGTCCGGCGCGTCCGCTGGCGAATCCGCGCCGGCTGCGCCATCATCTTCCTCTGGGGCGGCATCCGCCCCCTCCACGGCCGGCGACTGA
- a CDS encoding 5-formyltetrahydrofolate cyclo-ligase: MTEDASDAKRSVRSTVREQRRQRTAADRDAAADGIRRQLDALVERLGARSLSCYLPTPSEPGTRPFLAAAAARGLHVLLPVTRADGLLDWTVASPDGHEANGVHGVPEAVGERLDPAAAGDLDVLIVPAAAVDRRGARLGWGRGFYDRTLDALTHRPPVYAVIYDSELVDRVPRDPHDQSVDGVVTPTRTVLLSG, from the coding sequence ATGACGGAAGACGCGAGCGACGCCAAGCGGTCCGTGCGCTCGACGGTCCGCGAACAGCGTCGGCAGCGGACCGCCGCCGACCGCGACGCCGCGGCCGACGGCATCCGGCGTCAGCTCGACGCGCTCGTCGAGCGCCTCGGGGCGCGGTCGCTCTCCTGCTACCTCCCGACGCCGTCGGAGCCGGGGACCCGGCCGTTCCTCGCGGCGGCCGCGGCGCGTGGCCTGCACGTGCTGCTTCCCGTCACCCGCGCCGACGGGCTCCTGGACTGGACGGTCGCGAGCCCGGACGGTCACGAGGCCAACGGCGTCCACGGCGTCCCGGAGGCGGTGGGCGAACGCCTCGACCCGGCCGCGGCCGGAGACCTCGACGTGCTCATCGTTCCCGCGGCCGCCGTGGACCGCCGCGGCGCCCGGCTGGGCTGGGGTCGCGGCTTCTACGACAGGACGCTCGACGCCCTGACGCACAGGCCGCCCGTATACGCGGTGATCTATGATTCCGAGTTGGTCGATCGCGTTCCGCGCGATCCCCACGATCAGTCCGTGGACGGCGTCGTCACCCCGACGCGCACCGTCCTGCTCAGCGGCTGA
- a CDS encoding helix-turn-helix domain-containing protein, with the protein MDSEDAERLGASIRARRKRLGLTIVRLAERARLSHPFVSQVERGLASPSLDSLGRIAHALGTSQIELMSGSALAAGGPGVQLSRASASTGTYGMEEARILVRGDTRFTPIDVRGAHRGRGEYYVHDEDEFVTVIVGTVDVDLGDEGVFTLGVDESLYFPGGTPHRWGSHDGEPYRMLVVKERPAPTATLRGRSPA; encoded by the coding sequence ATGGACAGCGAGGACGCCGAACGTCTCGGCGCGAGCATCAGGGCGCGGCGCAAGCGGCTGGGCCTGACGATCGTGCGGCTCGCGGAGCGGGCGAGGCTGTCCCACCCGTTCGTGAGCCAGGTCGAGCGCGGCCTCGCGAGCCCCAGCCTCGACTCGCTCGGCCGCATCGCCCACGCGCTGGGCACGAGCCAGATCGAGCTCATGTCGGGCAGCGCGCTGGCCGCGGGCGGCCCCGGGGTCCAGCTGTCGCGCGCGAGCGCGTCCACGGGGACGTACGGCATGGAGGAGGCGCGCATCCTCGTGCGCGGCGACACCCGCTTCACCCCCATCGACGTGCGGGGCGCGCATCGGGGCCGCGGCGAGTACTACGTGCACGACGAGGACGAGTTCGTCACGGTCATCGTCGGCACGGTCGACGTCGATCTCGGCGACGAGGGCGTCTTCACGCTCGGGGTCGACGAGTCGCTCTACTTCCCGGGCGGCACGCCGCATCGCTGGGGAAGCCACGACGGCGAGCCGTATCGCATGCTCGTCGTGAAGGAGCGGCCGGCGCCGACCGCGACCCTGCGAGGACGGTCCCCCGCATGA
- the mscL gene encoding large conductance mechanosensitive channel protein MscL → MLQGFKDFILRGNVVELAVAVVIGTAFNAIVTVLVDALITPLVGLFFNADSLADSLRVTVPTLLGGSSTFAFGAVLAAAINFLVVAAAVYFVIVLPMNTFNERRQAKLGVAEETPAPTQEQLLTEIRDLLAKQATN, encoded by the coding sequence ATGCTTCAGGGGTTCAAGGACTTCATCCTTCGCGGCAACGTGGTCGAGCTGGCCGTCGCGGTCGTCATAGGAACCGCGTTCAACGCCATCGTCACGGTTCTCGTCGACGCTCTCATCACCCCGCTGGTCGGCCTCTTCTTCAACGCCGACAGCCTCGCCGACTCCCTGCGGGTGACGGTGCCCACCCTGCTCGGCGGATCGTCCACGTTCGCCTTCGGCGCCGTGCTCGCAGCGGCGATCAACTTCCTCGTCGTCGCAGCCGCCGTCTACTTCGTCATCGTCCTGCCCATGAACACCTTCAACGAACGTCGCCAGGCGAAGCTCGGCGTCGCCGAGGAGACCCCCGCGCCCACGCAGGAACAGCTCCTCACCGAGATCCGCGACCTCCTCGCGAAGCAGGCGACGAACTAG
- a CDS encoding amidohydrolase family protein encodes MSSAVTLRSALSVWSVSGEGPGDVHVVDGTIAEEGPAGAEALDASGCIVTPGLVNAHHHLLQTAFRTLPGTRGVPMADWLPAMAAAYREARVDGELAYAAARAGMAEALLSGVTTVADHHLTWPGLDGDDGVDIARGTARAARELGGRIAFVRGTAGDDADTAARSADAVASALAPGHGGVSADGAVQVAVGPAGVHSDGKATFDALGEVARARGLRRRTQANEQVDTAIAAERYGRRPLELLDEWGWLVPGTTIAHLCDITDGEIALLAERGVAATHAPGCDVPMGWGIAPAARILAAGIPLGLGTSGGGSNDAGHLIADARLALQVSALVGRQLTAREVLTAATAGGADGLGRPELGRIAPGAAGDVCVWDVSGVADAGVSDPVAGLLWASPGRRPRHVVVGGRVVVRDHRLVTADERDIVAGLRARVGR; translated from the coding sequence GTGAGCTCCGCCGTCACCCTCCGCAGCGCCCTGTCCGTGTGGTCCGTCTCGGGGGAGGGGCCGGGCGACGTCCACGTCGTGGACGGGACGATCGCGGAGGAGGGGCCCGCGGGCGCCGAGGCTCTCGACGCGAGCGGCTGCATCGTGACCCCCGGGCTCGTGAACGCCCACCACCACCTGCTGCAGACGGCGTTCCGCACGCTGCCCGGCACGCGCGGCGTCCCCATGGCCGACTGGCTGCCCGCCATGGCGGCCGCGTATCGCGAGGCACGCGTCGACGGCGAGCTGGCGTACGCGGCGGCACGGGCGGGCATGGCGGAGGCGCTGCTGAGCGGTGTCACCACGGTGGCGGACCATCACCTCACGTGGCCAGGCCTCGACGGGGACGACGGCGTCGACATCGCCCGCGGGACGGCGCGCGCCGCGCGCGAGCTCGGCGGCAGGATCGCCTTCGTCCGCGGCACGGCGGGGGACGACGCCGACACGGCGGCACGGAGCGCGGACGCCGTCGCGTCCGCGCTCGCGCCCGGGCACGGGGGAGTGAGCGCGGACGGCGCGGTGCAGGTCGCGGTGGGGCCCGCCGGCGTGCACAGCGACGGGAAGGCGACGTTCGACGCTCTGGGCGAGGTGGCACGCGCACGCGGGCTCCGGCGGAGGACCCAGGCGAACGAGCAGGTCGACACGGCGATCGCGGCGGAGCGCTACGGGCGCCGACCCCTCGAGCTCCTGGACGAATGGGGCTGGCTCGTGCCCGGGACGACGATCGCGCACCTGTGCGACATCACCGACGGCGAGATCGCGCTGCTCGCCGAGCGCGGCGTCGCCGCGACGCACGCTCCGGGCTGCGACGTCCCGATGGGATGGGGGATCGCGCCCGCCGCCCGGATCCTCGCGGCGGGGATCCCCCTGGGGCTCGGCACGAGCGGCGGCGGCAGCAACGACGCGGGCCATCTGATCGCCGACGCACGGCTGGCGCTCCAGGTCTCCGCCCTCGTCGGCCGGCAGCTGACCGCGCGCGAGGTGCTCACGGCGGCGACCGCCGGCGGCGCGGACGGGCTCGGGCGCCCCGAGCTCGGCCGGATCGCGCCCGGGGCGGCGGGCGATGTGTGTGTCTGGGACGTCTCGGGCGTCGCCGACGCGGGGGTGTCCGACCCCGTCGCAGGCCTGCTGTGGGCGTCACCGGGCCGTCGTCCGCGCCATGTCGTCGTCGGCGGCCGTGTCGTCGTGCGCGACCACCGTCTCGTCACGGCGGACGAGCGCGACATCGTCGCCGGCCTGCGCGCCCGCGTCGGACGCTGA
- a CDS encoding GNAT family N-acetyltransferase — protein MDTQPWREHGAVSIRLVRSRDARVLQQELIGNRSWLRPWEATNPEGAISFDMRAGVRRLLQQYRDGVGVPLVMEYDGEVCGQLNVWGISRGSLSSATIGYWVSERFAGKGITPTSVALATDLCFTELRLHRMEICIRPENAASLRVVQKLGFRYEGLRRRYIHINGDWRDHYAFALVRDEVPEGVLARWISGRVPADAAAIPPSDTMSA, from the coding sequence ATGGACACTCAGCCTTGGCGCGAGCACGGCGCCGTCTCCATCCGGCTCGTCCGCTCGCGCGATGCGCGCGTGCTGCAGCAGGAGCTCATCGGGAACCGCTCGTGGCTGCGCCCGTGGGAGGCGACGAACCCCGAGGGCGCCATATCGTTCGACATGCGCGCCGGGGTGCGTCGCCTCCTGCAGCAGTACCGCGACGGCGTCGGGGTGCCCCTCGTCATGGAGTACGACGGCGAGGTGTGCGGGCAGCTCAATGTCTGGGGCATCTCCCGCGGCTCCCTGTCGTCCGCGACCATCGGCTACTGGGTCAGCGAGCGATTCGCGGGGAAGGGCATCACGCCCACGTCCGTCGCGCTCGCGACGGATCTCTGCTTCACGGAGCTGAGGCTGCACCGGATGGAGATCTGCATCCGTCCCGAGAACGCGGCCAGCCTGCGCGTCGTGCAGAAGCTCGGCTTCCGCTACGAGGGCCTGCGCCGCCGCTACATCCACATCAACGGGGACTGGCGGGACCACTACGCGTTCGCCCTCGTCCGCGACGAGGTCCCCGAGGGCGTGCTCGCACGCTGGATCAGCGGCCGCGTGCCCGCGGACGCGGCCGCGATCCCTCCGAGCGACACGATGAGCGCGTGA
- the galU gene encoding UTP--glucose-1-phosphate uridylyltransferase GalU produces the protein MDSPKIKAVIPAAGLGTRFLPATKATPKEMLPVVDKPAIQYVVEEAVAAGIRDVLMIIGRNKNALANHFDSVPELERNLEKKGDTGRLERVKASSDLADIHFVRQGDPKGLGHAVLRAKAHVGDSPFAVLLGDDLIDERDELLTTMIDEQAKRGAMIVALMEVDPDHIHMYGCADVEPTDTEGVVKVNGLVEKPAKEDAPSNLAIIGRYVLAPEIFEVLERTEPGKGGEIQLTDALQEVATDAEGPGVYGVVFGGRRYDTGDRLDYIKAIVQLAADRPDLGPDLRPWFKEFAATL, from the coding sequence ATGGACTCACCGAAGATCAAGGCGGTCATCCCCGCCGCGGGCCTCGGCACGCGCTTCCTCCCGGCGACCAAGGCCACGCCCAAGGAAATGCTGCCGGTCGTCGACAAGCCTGCGATCCAGTACGTCGTCGAGGAGGCCGTCGCCGCCGGCATCCGCGACGTCCTGATGATCATCGGGCGCAACAAGAACGCGCTCGCGAACCACTTCGACTCCGTTCCCGAGCTGGAGCGCAACCTCGAGAAGAAGGGCGACACCGGCCGTCTCGAGCGGGTGAAGGCGTCGAGCGACCTCGCCGACATCCACTTCGTCCGACAGGGAGACCCCAAGGGGCTCGGGCACGCGGTCCTGCGGGCCAAGGCGCACGTCGGCGACTCGCCGTTCGCGGTTCTGCTCGGCGACGACCTGATCGACGAGCGCGACGAGCTGCTCACGACGATGATCGACGAGCAGGCCAAGCGCGGTGCGATGATCGTCGCGCTCATGGAGGTCGACCCGGACCACATCCACATGTACGGCTGCGCGGACGTCGAGCCCACCGACACCGAGGGCGTCGTGAAGGTGAACGGCCTCGTCGAGAAGCCCGCGAAGGAGGACGCGCCGTCCAACCTCGCCATCATCGGCCGATACGTCCTCGCGCCCGAGATCTTCGAGGTGCTGGAGCGCACCGAGCCCGGCAAGGGCGGGGAGATCCAGCTCACCGATGCGCTCCAGGAGGTCGCGACCGACGCGGAGGGCCCCGGGGTGTACGGGGTCGTCTTCGGCGGGCGCCGCTACGACACGGGCGATCGCCTCGACTACATCAAGGCCATCGTGCAGCTGGCCGCCGACCGTCCCGACCTCGGACCCGACCTCCGGCCGTGGTTCAAGGAGTTCGCGGCCACTCTCTGA
- a CDS encoding PDR/VanB family oxidoreductase has protein sequence MSFFSDVERELVVTDRVEIAEGIVALDLASSNGRPLPAWTAGSHIDLVLGPGRERQYSLCSDPDDRDAWRIAVLREAGGRGGSAAVHALEPGRLVRSRGPRSHFDFEPPAAGERAVFVAGGIGITPVLPMVRAAAASDADWSLDYAVRSRAALPFGDELAAFGDRVRIHVSDEGARIDIESLVEAAGDAPIWACGPARMLDALTAASTERTRLHVEPFTAGRLPEPVRSEPFEIELLSTGDVLEVPPDRSILEVLEENGVLTVSSCREGTCGTCETVVVDGVVDHRDRVLSVSERATSPVMMVCVSRAACPRLVLDA, from the coding sequence ATGAGCTTCTTCAGCGATGTCGAGCGGGAGCTCGTCGTCACGGACCGCGTCGAGATCGCGGAGGGGATCGTCGCCCTCGACCTCGCGTCGTCCAACGGCCGTCCCCTGCCCGCGTGGACCGCCGGCAGTCACATCGACCTCGTGCTCGGACCAGGACGGGAGAGGCAGTACTCGCTGTGCTCCGACCCCGACGATCGCGACGCCTGGCGCATCGCCGTCCTGCGCGAGGCCGGCGGACGGGGCGGATCCGCCGCCGTGCATGCCCTGGAGCCGGGTCGGCTCGTGCGATCCCGGGGCCCCCGCTCCCACTTCGACTTCGAGCCGCCCGCGGCCGGCGAGCGCGCCGTGTTCGTCGCGGGCGGCATCGGGATCACGCCCGTGCTCCCCATGGTCCGCGCCGCGGCAGCGTCGGACGCCGACTGGTCGCTCGACTACGCCGTGAGGTCGCGGGCGGCGCTGCCGTTCGGCGACGAGCTCGCGGCCTTCGGCGACCGCGTGCGGATCCACGTCTCGGACGAGGGCGCCAGGATCGACATCGAGTCCCTCGTGGAGGCGGCCGGCGACGCGCCGATCTGGGCATGCGGTCCCGCCCGCATGCTCGACGCGCTCACCGCGGCGTCCACGGAGCGCACCCGCCTGCACGTCGAGCCCTTCACCGCCGGCCGGCTGCCGGAGCCCGTGCGGTCGGAGCCGTTCGAGATCGAGCTGCTCTCGACCGGGGACGTGCTCGAGGTGCCGCCGGACCGGTCGATCCTGGAGGTGCTCGAGGAGAACGGCGTGCTCACCGTGTCGTCGTGCCGGGAGGGCACGTGCGGCACGTGCGAGACGGTCGTCGTCGACGGCGTCGTGGACCACCGCGATCGCGTGCTGAGCGTCTCCGAACGCGCGACGAGCCCCGTGATGATGGTGTGCGTCTCGCGCGCGGCGTGCCCGCGCCTCGTCCTCGACGCCTGA
- a CDS encoding amidohydrolase family protein: MHISAPTRLRGATLADGSVVDVTLVDDRVTRIEPAAGDALGPAEIDLSEHLLLTAPADPHAHLDKALSWDAIRPPSGDLRTAIAAWRSYVATINSAEISSRATRAVQAYLVNGTTAIRTHADVPAEGDPVRAVRALAEVRERFAGRVRLEIVALAGPDTTDDRIDAALDAGADLVGGAPHLADDQLADLHRLLDIAQRRGVGADLHVDEDLRHGETLEAYAERTRDWSVVRSAGHCVRLSTLPAPRFDHVARAVADAGIGVIANPMTNLWLQGWDEPVATPRGIAPLDRLRRAGVRTAAGGDNVRDPFNPLGRADAFETAMLLVVAGHLPIDDAWRAVSDDARTVMALPEAGPRVGAVAELLAVRAASLPEAMATAPADRIVFSRGRVVARSTTTRWIDSGAGKEDTA, encoded by the coding sequence ATGCACATCTCGGCTCCCACCCGCCTCCGCGGCGCCACGCTCGCAGACGGCTCCGTCGTCGACGTCACCCTCGTCGACGACCGCGTCACACGCATCGAGCCCGCCGCGGGCGATGCCCTCGGGCCGGCCGAGATCGATCTCTCCGAGCACCTGCTCCTCACGGCGCCCGCCGACCCGCACGCGCACCTCGACAAGGCCCTCTCCTGGGACGCGATCCGGCCGCCGTCGGGGGATCTGCGCACGGCCATCGCCGCGTGGCGGTCCTATGTCGCCACGATCAACAGCGCCGAGATCTCCTCCCGCGCGACCCGCGCCGTGCAGGCGTATCTCGTCAACGGCACCACGGCCATCCGCACCCACGCCGACGTCCCGGCGGAGGGCGACCCCGTGCGGGCCGTGCGCGCGCTCGCCGAGGTGCGCGAACGCTTCGCCGGCCGCGTCCGCCTCGAGATCGTCGCGCTCGCCGGCCCCGACACGACCGACGACAGGATCGACGCGGCGCTCGACGCCGGAGCCGACCTCGTGGGCGGCGCACCGCACCTCGCGGACGACCAGCTCGCGGACCTGCATCGCCTCCTCGACATCGCCCAACGGCGCGGCGTGGGAGCCGATCTGCACGTCGACGAGGACCTGCGCCACGGCGAGACCCTCGAGGCGTACGCGGAGCGCACGCGCGACTGGTCGGTGGTCCGCTCGGCCGGCCACTGCGTGCGGCTGTCGACCCTGCCCGCGCCGCGGTTCGACCACGTCGCACGAGCCGTGGCCGACGCGGGCATCGGCGTCATCGCCAACCCCATGACGAACCTCTGGCTGCAGGGGTGGGACGAGCCGGTCGCGACGCCGCGCGGGATCGCCCCGCTCGACCGCCTGCGTCGCGCCGGCGTGCGGACGGCGGCGGGCGGCGACAACGTGCGCGATCCCTTCAACCCGCTGGGTCGCGCGGACGCCTTCGAGACGGCCATGCTGCTCGTCGTCGCAGGCCATCTCCCGATCGACGACGCCTGGCGCGCGGTGAGCGACGACGCTCGGACGGTGATGGCGCTGCCGGAGGCGGGACCCCGCGTCGGCGCGGTGGCCGAGCTGCTCGCCGTGCGCGCGGCCTCGCTGCCCGAGGCCATGGCGACGGCGCCCGCCGATCGCATCGTCTTCTCCCGCGGGCGCGTCGTCGCCCGCTCCACGACCACCCGCTGGATCGACTCCGGCGCCGGCAAGGAGGACACCGCATGA